One region of Streptomyces rishiriensis genomic DNA includes:
- a CDS encoding tetratricopeptide repeat protein, whose product MRDGHRAEAERLLARAVEEEVRRSGGRSDRQVLMTRARGALDAMAQTAAEEYEAYARALEKTEAGQVTFGQRYAREGGRTPLLVAGVAAVTTAVADLALGTGPGTALGAGVAVGVVGAAATVVKVAGSHLPAAHHRAGEAGQPGGAEQLRLQWLTALEVRGIRPFLDQQRMLSATTGPKKAPGPQLRGADKSAAARGRTVLAQSFGQLPELVGPFAGRRTELGQLRQWVQAARADTRSRPTVVVLHGPPGSGRTALAVRAAHDLRDQFRGACVVDLRGDSAEEAPLPTRDALLHLLNRLGAPREQLLFRERASADQQVKRLSELYQQHLTGLPVTVILDDASDPEQVRALVPERSESLVLVTARSPLELPAELSAWVHELAVRPLDAAGAEELLDAAAQDASGPYDAESADRIRELCGGLPLALRVVGSSLGPRSPRALAADLGVYGPVEPVERALWLRYTDQPDVTRTLLRRLALAGRASLGTAAAAALLATDRAEATRHLTALADAGLVDHVRGDRYRLHDLVRAFAQARLLDEEEQTERSAAQERLIVSYAELADSVLRLVDGNMSTRSDRFTPHGFTSLDEALRWLDDESSFITATLRHAEGVAQNAVLSLLGALCDYCLLRGDLYRLGEISELAQSVGQDLLVRSVQWRTGIAARQLGELDKARTTLSSVVDLYLQAHHDAGAARALCSLGITLHHQGQLTEASAKLREAMDLQAAPELATDRAWTMHALAAVERDRAHLAEALDLLTRSLVLHREGGSVHGEAWAHFQLGQLNLRRGDVPRAEADLREALDLYGRTRDVRGEAWALTQLARARLVAGDPGPAAEDLRRASARHRDNEDARGEAWTVYYLGLALEETGDLDHAVRELERSRSLFSRMRDVYGLACARHHSARVTRDQRAAQTGSLRNSGFARQLLVDARTDFQRIGVAHGEAWTCLELAIVDGGNARTQAALVLCDEAAGLFTSYGDRRGEDWARFLRCTLLPYAAPGGVEVGTAVAQEELAQLARADHPLRDSRLTECLEAYALLLERGIRLESGWQAWHLGLVPSRHGREIMGVPLNEG is encoded by the coding sequence ATGCGGGACGGTCATAGGGCGGAAGCCGAGCGGTTGTTGGCGCGGGCCGTGGAGGAGGAGGTGCGGCGTTCCGGCGGGCGCAGCGACCGGCAGGTGCTGATGACGCGGGCCCGCGGCGCGCTGGACGCCATGGCGCAGACGGCCGCCGAGGAGTACGAGGCGTATGCGCGGGCCCTGGAGAAGACGGAGGCGGGGCAGGTCACGTTCGGGCAGCGGTACGCGCGGGAGGGCGGGCGGACCCCCCTGCTGGTGGCGGGCGTTGCCGCAGTCACGACGGCGGTCGCGGACCTCGCGCTGGGCACCGGTCCGGGTACCGCGCTCGGCGCCGGGGTGGCCGTCGGGGTCGTCGGCGCCGCGGCGACCGTCGTGAAGGTGGCGGGGTCCCATCTGCCGGCGGCTCATCACCGGGCCGGGGAGGCGGGGCAGCCCGGCGGCGCCGAGCAACTGCGGCTGCAATGGCTCACCGCGCTGGAGGTGCGGGGCATCCGGCCGTTCCTGGACCAGCAGCGGATGCTGAGCGCGACGACCGGGCCGAAGAAGGCACCGGGACCGCAGCTGCGTGGCGCCGACAAGAGTGCGGCGGCGCGCGGACGGACCGTGCTGGCCCAGTCGTTCGGCCAGCTCCCGGAGCTGGTCGGCCCGTTCGCCGGGCGCCGGACGGAACTCGGGCAGCTTCGTCAGTGGGTGCAGGCGGCGCGCGCCGACACGCGGAGCCGGCCGACGGTCGTCGTGCTGCACGGGCCCCCCGGCAGCGGCCGCACCGCCCTCGCGGTGCGGGCCGCGCACGATCTGCGCGACCAGTTCCGCGGCGCCTGCGTGGTGGACCTGCGCGGCGACAGCGCGGAGGAGGCGCCACTGCCCACCCGGGACGCCCTGCTGCATCTGCTGAACCGGCTCGGCGCGCCCCGCGAGCAGCTCCTCTTCCGTGAGCGTGCCTCCGCGGACCAGCAGGTCAAACGGCTGTCCGAGCTGTACCAGCAGCATCTGACCGGCCTGCCGGTCACCGTGATCCTGGACGACGCCTCGGACCCGGAGCAGGTCCGCGCACTCGTGCCGGAACGCTCCGAAAGCCTGGTCCTGGTCACCGCCCGCAGCCCGCTGGAGCTGCCGGCCGAGCTGTCCGCGTGGGTGCACGAGCTGGCGGTGCGTCCCCTGGACGCGGCGGGCGCGGAGGAACTGCTGGACGCGGCCGCCCAGGACGCCTCGGGTCCGTACGACGCCGAATCCGCCGACCGGATACGGGAGTTGTGCGGCGGGCTGCCGCTGGCGCTGCGCGTCGTCGGTTCCTCGCTGGGCCCGCGCTCACCGCGCGCGCTGGCGGCGGACCTGGGGGTCTACGGCCCGGTGGAGCCCGTCGAGCGCGCCCTGTGGCTGCGCTACACCGACCAGCCGGACGTGACCCGCACGCTGCTGCGCCGGCTGGCCCTGGCCGGACGCGCCTCGCTCGGGACGGCCGCGGCGGCCGCGCTCCTGGCCACGGACCGCGCGGAGGCGACCCGGCATCTCACGGCCCTCGCCGACGCCGGCCTGGTCGACCACGTCCGCGGCGACCGCTACCGCCTGCACGACCTGGTCCGCGCCTTCGCCCAGGCCCGGCTCCTCGACGAGGAGGAACAGACCGAGCGCTCGGCGGCCCAGGAACGCCTGATCGTCAGCTACGCCGAGCTCGCCGACTCCGTGCTGCGGCTCGTCGACGGCAACATGTCGACCCGCTCGGACCGCTTCACCCCCCACGGTTTCACCTCCCTGGACGAGGCGCTGCGCTGGCTGGACGACGAATCGAGCTTCATCACGGCGACACTGCGGCACGCGGAGGGCGTGGCCCAGAACGCCGTACTGAGCCTGCTGGGCGCCCTGTGCGACTACTGCCTGCTGCGCGGCGACCTCTACCGGCTCGGTGAGATCAGCGAGCTGGCGCAGTCGGTCGGCCAGGACCTGCTCGTGCGGTCCGTGCAGTGGCGTACCGGCATCGCGGCCCGTCAGCTGGGCGAGCTGGACAAGGCCCGTACGACGCTCAGCTCGGTCGTCGACCTCTACCTCCAGGCCCACCACGACGCGGGCGCGGCGCGGGCCCTGTGCTCGCTGGGCATCACGCTGCACCACCAGGGTCAGCTGACGGAGGCGTCGGCGAAGCTGCGGGAGGCGATGGACCTCCAGGCCGCGCCCGAACTGGCCACGGACCGGGCTTGGACGATGCACGCCCTCGCCGCGGTGGAGCGCGACAGGGCGCATCTGGCCGAGGCCCTCGACCTGCTCACCCGCTCCCTGGTCCTGCACCGCGAGGGCGGCTCCGTGCACGGCGAGGCCTGGGCGCACTTCCAGCTGGGCCAGCTGAACCTGCGTCGCGGCGACGTCCCGCGGGCCGAGGCCGATCTGCGCGAGGCCCTCGACCTGTACGGCCGCACCCGCGACGTCCGCGGCGAGGCGTGGGCCCTGACCCAGCTGGCCCGGGCCCGGCTCGTCGCCGGGGATCCGGGCCCGGCGGCGGAGGACCTGCGCCGGGCGTCGGCGCGGCACCGGGACAACGAGGACGCGCGCGGTGAGGCCTGGACGGTGTACTACCTCGGCCTGGCTCTGGAGGAGACGGGCGACCTGGACCACGCCGTCCGCGAGCTGGAACGCTCCCGCTCGCTCTTCTCCCGCATGCGCGACGTCTACGGCCTGGCCTGTGCCCGCCACCACTCGGCCCGGGTGACCCGCGACCAGCGTGCGGCCCAGACCGGTTCGCTGCGCAACTCGGGCTTCGCCCGGCAGCTGCTGGTCGACGCGCGCACCGACTTCCAGCGCATCGGCGTCGCCCACGGCGAGGCCTGGACCTGCCTGGAGCTCGCGATCGTCGACGGGGGCAACGCCCGTACGCAGGCGGCGCTGGTCCTGTGCGACGAGGCGGCCGGCCTGTTCACGTCGTACGGCGACCGGCGCGGCGAGGACTGGGCCCGCTTCCTGCGCTGCACCCTGCTGCCGTACGCCGCCCCGGGCGGGGTCGAGGTCGGCACGGCGGTGGCCCAGGAGGAACTGGCCCAGCTGGCCCGGGCCGACCACCCCCTGCGCGACTCCCGGCTGACCGAGTGCCTGGAGGCCTACGCCCTGCTGCTGGAACGCGGCATCCGCCTGGAATCCGGCTGGCAGGCCTGGCACCTGGGCCTGGTACCGAGCCGACATGGCCGGGAGATCATGGGAGTGCCCTTGAACGAGGGATAG
- a CDS encoding thioredoxin domain-containing protein: MPNRLAHETSPYLLQHADNPVDWWPWSAEAFEEARRRGVPVLLSVGYSSCHWCHVMAHESFEDQETADHLNEHFVSVKVDREERPDVDAVYMEAVQAATGQGGWPMTVFLTPDAEPFYFGTYFPPAPRQGMPSFRQVLEGVRQAWTERRDEVAEVAGKIVRDLAGREISYGDGVAPGEQQLSQALLGLTREYDPQRGGFGGAPKFPPSMVIEFLLRHHARTGAEGALQMAGDTCERMARGGIYDQLGGGFARYSVDRDWVVPHFEKMLYDNALLCRVYAHLWRATGSELARRVALETADFMVRELRTEQGGFASALDADSDDGSGKHVEGVYYVWTPAQLTEVLGPQDAELAARYFGVTEEGTFEHGSSVLQLPQQEEVFDAERIAGIKERLLRERGGRPAPGRDDKVVAAWNGLAIAALAETGAYFDRPDLVEAAVGAADLLVRLHLDEQARIARTSKDGQAGANAGVLEDYADVAEGFLALASVTGEGVWLEFAGFLLDHVLARFVDAGSGALYDTAADAERLIRRPQDPTDNAVPSGWSAAAGALLSYAAHTGSEPHRTAAERALGVVKTLGPRVPRFIGWGLAVAEALLDGPREVAVVASGRADPASAALHRTALLGTAPGAVVAYGTPGSEEFPLLADRPSINGEPTAYVCRNFTCDAPTTDPERLRTALGTVVSG; encoded by the coding sequence ATGCCGAACCGACTGGCCCATGAGACGTCCCCGTACCTCCTCCAGCACGCCGACAACCCCGTCGACTGGTGGCCCTGGTCGGCGGAGGCCTTCGAGGAGGCGCGCAGGCGGGGCGTGCCGGTGCTGCTGAGCGTCGGATATTCGAGCTGCCACTGGTGCCATGTGATGGCGCACGAGTCCTTCGAGGACCAGGAGACCGCCGACCACCTCAACGAGCACTTCGTCAGCGTCAAGGTCGACCGGGAAGAGCGTCCCGACGTGGACGCCGTCTACATGGAGGCCGTGCAGGCGGCCACCGGCCAGGGCGGCTGGCCCATGACCGTGTTCCTGACGCCCGACGCCGAGCCCTTCTACTTCGGGACGTACTTCCCGCCCGCGCCCCGGCAGGGCATGCCCTCCTTCCGGCAGGTGCTGGAGGGGGTGCGGCAGGCGTGGACGGAGCGGCGGGACGAGGTGGCCGAGGTCGCCGGGAAGATCGTCCGGGATCTGGCGGGACGGGAGATCTCCTACGGGGACGGCGTGGCCCCCGGTGAGCAACAGCTGTCGCAGGCGCTGCTGGGGCTGACCCGGGAGTACGACCCGCAGCGGGGCGGATTCGGCGGCGCGCCGAAGTTCCCCCCGTCGATGGTGATCGAGTTCCTGCTGCGCCACCACGCGCGGACCGGCGCCGAGGGCGCCCTGCAGATGGCCGGGGACACCTGTGAGCGGATGGCCAGGGGCGGGATCTACGACCAGCTCGGCGGCGGGTTCGCCCGGTACTCCGTCGACCGCGACTGGGTCGTGCCGCACTTCGAGAAGATGCTGTACGACAACGCGCTGCTGTGCCGGGTGTACGCCCATCTCTGGCGTGCCACCGGCAGCGAGCTCGCGCGCCGGGTCGCCCTGGAGACCGCCGACTTCATGGTGCGCGAACTGCGCACCGAGCAGGGTGGCTTCGCCTCCGCGCTCGACGCCGACAGCGACGACGGGAGCGGGAAGCACGTCGAGGGCGTGTACTACGTCTGGACGCCCGCCCAGCTCACCGAGGTGCTCGGGCCGCAGGACGCCGAGCTCGCCGCCCGCTACTTCGGCGTCACCGAGGAGGGCACCTTCGAGCACGGTTCCTCCGTCCTCCAGCTCCCGCAGCAGGAAGAGGTCTTCGACGCGGAGCGGATCGCCGGCATCAAGGAGCGGCTGCTGCGCGAGCGCGGCGGGCGGCCCGCCCCGGGCCGGGACGACAAGGTCGTCGCCGCCTGGAACGGGCTCGCGATCGCCGCGCTCGCCGAGACCGGCGCCTACTTCGACCGGCCGGATCTCGTCGAGGCCGCGGTCGGGGCCGCCGATCTCCTCGTCCGGCTGCATCTCGACGAGCAGGCCCGCATCGCCCGTACCAGCAAGGACGGACAGGCCGGGGCCAACGCGGGGGTGCTCGAGGACTACGCGGACGTCGCCGAGGGGTTCCTCGCCCTCGCCTCCGTCACCGGGGAGGGCGTCTGGCTGGAGTTCGCCGGATTCCTGCTCGATCACGTCCTCGCCCGGTTCGTCGACGCCGGGTCCGGCGCGCTGTACGACACCGCGGCCGACGCCGAGCGGCTCATCCGGCGCCCGCAGGATCCGACCGACAACGCGGTGCCCTCCGGTTGGAGCGCCGCCGCCGGCGCGCTGCTGAGCTATGCCGCCCACACCGGATCGGAGCCCCACCGCACGGCGGCGGAGCGGGCTTTGGGTGTGGTGAAGACGCTCGGGCCGCGGGTCCCGCGGTTCATCGGGTGGGGGCTCGCCGTCGCCGAGGCGCTGCTCGACGGGCCGCGCGAGGTCGCCGTGGTCGCGTCCGGCAGGGCTGATCCGGCCTCGGCGGCGCTGCACCGTACGGCACTTCTGGGCACCGCCCCGGGAGCGGTCGTCGCGTACGGCACCCCGGGGAGCGAGGAGTTCCCGTTGCTCGCCGACCGGCCGTCGATCAACGGTGAACCGACCGCTTACGTCTGCCGCAACTTCACGTGTGACGCGCCGACCACCGACCCGGAGCGGCTGCGCACGGCGCTGGGCACCGTGGTGAGCGGCTGA
- the mca gene encoding mycothiol conjugate amidase Mca, translating to MAVHAHPDDESSKGAATMAKYVSEGVDVLVVTCTGGERGSILNPKLQGDKYIEEHIHEVRKKEMDEAREILGVKQEWLGFIDSGLPEGDPLPPLPDGCFALEDVDKAAGELVKQIRSFRPQVITTYDENGGYPHPDHIMTHKISMVAFEGADDAVKYPESEFGPVYRPSKLYYNQGFNRPRTEALHHAMLDRGLESPYGDWLKRWDEFGQKERTLTTHVPCADFYEIRDKALIAHATQIDPDGGWFRVPMEVQKEVWPTEEYELAKSRVDTSLPEDDLFAGIRDNA from the coding sequence GCTGGTGGTGACCTGCACGGGCGGGGAGCGCGGCTCCATCCTCAATCCCAAGCTTCAGGGTGACAAGTACATCGAGGAGCACATCCACGAGGTACGCAAGAAGGAGATGGACGAGGCCCGCGAGATCCTCGGTGTCAAGCAGGAGTGGCTCGGCTTCATCGACTCGGGCCTGCCCGAGGGCGACCCGCTGCCGCCGCTGCCCGACGGCTGCTTCGCCCTGGAGGACGTCGACAAGGCGGCCGGCGAACTGGTGAAGCAGATCCGCTCCTTCCGTCCCCAGGTGATCACCACCTACGACGAGAACGGCGGCTATCCGCACCCCGACCACATCATGACCCACAAGATCTCGATGGTGGCGTTCGAGGGCGCGGACGACGCCGTCAAGTACCCCGAGTCCGAGTTCGGGCCCGTGTACCGGCCGTCGAAGCTGTACTACAACCAGGGCTTCAACCGCCCGCGTACCGAGGCGCTGCACCACGCGATGCTCGACCGCGGTCTGGAGTCGCCCTACGGGGACTGGCTCAAGCGCTGGGACGAGTTCGGCCAGAAGGAGCGCACGCTCACGACGCACGTTCCGTGCGCCGACTTCTACGAGATCCGCGACAAGGCGCTGATCGCGCACGCCACGCAGATCGACCCCGACGGCGGCTGGTTCCGGGTGCCGATGGAGGTCCAGAAGGAGGTCTGGCCGACGGAGGAGTACGAGCTGGCGAAGTCCCGCGTCGATACCTCCCTCCCCGAGGACGACCTCTTTGCGGGCATCCGCGACAATGCCTGA